In the Pyrolobus fumarii 1A genome, one interval contains:
- a CDS encoding glutaredoxin domain-containing protein produces MASTTIVRGRAHRTALHALMSISLLLLITVALQPLHAAASTPDTNSCSVILYGRHTCPHCMATYEALKKLGLNITFLDVEVDKEAAKAYAEMFKKYMLKLTTMAGVPLTYVRCGNYTMLILGEVIAPGYTTADEYKLWAKLLEALMNGTGVAAAGNKITFKSVTCLSLPTCGDVLPRINQSLFEKGAGDMARRVFCLGGLALCLASNETITPILPGQNVSSETSSPAQAQNELLPLIPALVGLALLDAINPCFLALYTITVAAVASIRGYRAALATGLGVALGVFTGYYLLGLGLLAALASLPWLRVVLAAAVIALGVFTTLRDRGIIRFGGEECLVCKLAVKLKVGSAEMTPILGYLFGFISSLTLLPCSAGPYAIAAIYLDGLPLVDKLVGLAIYNIVFIAPILAMAMAASVVAAYTRLQEKIRPLIGPLLIALGIYVLLEPQLGLMLRLG; encoded by the coding sequence TTGGCGAGCACAACTATTGTACGCGGGCGTGCACATAGAACGGCTCTACACGCTCTAATGTCAATCTCGCTATTGTTGCTCATTACTGTGGCTCTACAGCCTCTTCACGCGGCAGCATCAACCCCGGACACAAACAGTTGCAGCGTGATACTATACGGGAGGCACACATGCCCTCATTGTATGGCTACCTATGAGGCCCTCAAGAAGCTAGGTCTGAACATCACCTTCCTCGACGTGGAGGTTGACAAGGAGGCCGCAAAGGCATACGCTGAGATGTTCAAGAAGTATATGTTGAAGTTAACCACCATGGCCGGTGTGCCGCTGACATACGTACGTTGCGGCAACTACACGATGCTTATACTCGGTGAGGTCATAGCGCCGGGATACACGACTGCGGACGAATACAAGCTATGGGCTAAACTCCTAGAGGCGTTGATGAATGGCACTGGTGTTGCAGCCGCTGGCAACAAGATAACGTTCAAGAGTGTTACTTGTCTCTCGTTACCCACGTGTGGCGACGTCCTTCCCAGGATAAACCAATCGTTGTTTGAGAAGGGCGCGGGTGATATGGCAAGACGTGTATTTTGCCTCGGAGGGCTAGCACTATGTCTAGCCTCGAACGAGACGATAACGCCGATTCTACCCGGGCAGAACGTGTCCAGCGAAACAAGCAGCCCGGCACAAGCTCAGAACGAATTACTACCTCTCATCCCGGCGCTGGTCGGCCTGGCTCTACTGGACGCAATCAACCCATGCTTCTTGGCGCTCTACACGATAACGGTAGCTGCGGTGGCTAGCATACGTGGTTACCGAGCAGCTCTAGCAACGGGGCTTGGTGTTGCTCTCGGTGTCTTCACAGGATACTACCTTCTAGGCCTTGGGTTGCTAGCCGCGCTAGCCAGCCTCCCATGGCTCCGTGTGGTACTCGCAGCAGCCGTTATCGCGCTAGGTGTCTTCACTACGCTACGCGACCGTGGCATTATACGCTTTGGTGGCGAGGAGTGTCTCGTGTGCAAACTGGCTGTTAAACTGAAGGTCGGAAGCGCCGAGATGACGCCGATATTGGGGTACCTGTTCGGCTTCATATCGAGCCTGACGCTCCTCCCCTGCAGCGCCGGGCCATACGCCATAGCCGCGATATACCTTGATGGTCTCCCTCTTGTCGATAAACTTGTGGGCCTAGCGATTTACAATATAGTGTTTATCGCGCCGATACTCGCGATGGCTATGGCTGCTAGTGTGGTTGCGGCATACACGAGACTCCAGGAGAAGATAAGGCCGCTCATAGGGCCGCTGCTAATAGCCCTAGGTATCTATGTGCTGCTCGAGCCCCAGTTGGGATTAATGCTGAGGCTAGGTTAG